The DNA segment CCACCTATTGCTGCAGCATGTAAACCAAGTTTTGTATTTCCCATTAAATCTGATAAATCCATTTCTGATGTTTTTTTGAAATATTCATATGCTAACTCTGTAAGCCCTAATCGGGCTGATACCACAGCATGCATAGATGGTGAAAGAGAAGAAGAATGGACTGTCAAAGGTTCATAATATTTAAAATTTATTATCTTTTGATCTGTGGGGAAATCATCATAAAAGAGGAAAAATAGAGCAATTACATCCGCCTGCTTTATTACTTTACTCTTTACTACTCCACTATGTCCTAATATGGCATCTGCTGGCTTCCCACTTTTCTTTATCTCTTCCACGTCTACTTCTTCTAATTTGTTAAACCCTTCAAATTGCTCTATAAACTTTCCTTGTGATGGGAGATATATCTTTTCCGCAACCTCCTCCCACATTCTTCTTTCTTCTTCCCTAAATTTTATTCTCTCTTTTATATCCTTTGCTTTCTCAGGATCTTTTACTTCTACAAGCTCTAAAACTTCTTTCGCCTTTAATAGATTCCATCTCGCAAGATAATTTGTGTAATAATTGTTATCTACTTCTTCATGAAATTCATCAGGTCCTATCACTTTTAATATCTCATATGTGTCCCTCAAAGAATTGTATCTTGCCCTGGAAACCCAATATCTCGCACTCTCTATAAACATTTCTACTCCATAGTCAAAAAGAAATTTTTCATCGCCTGTAACTAAGTAATATTGCCAAAATGCCCACATTACATCTCCTGTAATGTGAATCTCTTGCTCTCCTGTAAGTATTCTTACTTTCTCTCCTGTTTTTGCATCCTTTCCCCACTTTGGTGTCTCCTCTTCCCCTGTGTCCGCACTCTCCCATGCTATACTGATCCCCTCATATCCTTCTTCCTTTGCTTTTTTTCTATATCCTTCTATGCAATGATATCTATAAAGAAGAAGATTTCTTGCTATCTCTGGAAATGTATATAAAAAGAAGGGAAAAACAAAAATTTCATTATCCCAAAAGATATGCCCTTTGTATCCTTCCCCACTTAATGCCTTTGCAGGTATACTCACTTTAGAAGAATGCCATGGTGCCATCTGCAAAAGTTGAAATATGGCATATCTTATATTCCTCTGGGAGATATCATCCCCTTCTATCTCTATATCCGCTCTATTCCACAAAGCTTTCCACTTTTCTTTATGTTTCTCCTCTATCTCTACATCTTTTTCTATCCTCTTTAATCTTTCTAAGGGATTTTCTCCATCTATTCTGTTTTCTGTTACCCATATGTATTTCTTTAATCTTGCTTTCTTACCTCTTTCTAAATAGGTGTGAAAAATTTTCCCAATTTTCCTCTCCTCTAATATCAAAGATTCCTCATTAAAATTTTCTCCTTCATGTTCTAAACGAAAGCCTATTTCAATATTTGATTCCTTCGTCTTCAAAATCAAAAATTTTTCATCTTGATATATATTAATAAGATGGTCATATCCAATCTTTCTTTCTGTATTTATCAATGAATCAAGCTCTATTTCT comes from the Dictyoglomus sp. NZ13-RE01 genome and includes:
- a CDS encoding kojibiose phosphorylase; translation: MWEIVQESFNRKDIGKWETVFTLGNGYLGVRGVEEESWNQEEVGLFINGVYNRPPEDVTELVNLGNPFEANLYIDKKPLSFNEYKRVLHLENGILERYVSNEKVEVITRRFASMADKNLLLWEIEITAKENVEIELDSLINTERKIGYDHLINIYQDEKFLILKTKESNIEIGFRLEHEGENFNEESLILEERKIGKIFHTYLERGKKARLKKYIWVTENRIDGENPLERLKRIEKDVEIEEKHKEKWKALWNRADIEIEGDDISQRNIRYAIFQLLQMAPWHSSKVSIPAKALSGEGYKGHIFWDNEIFVFPFFLYTFPEIARNLLLYRYHCIEGYRKKAKEEGYEGISIAWESADTGEEETPKWGKDAKTGEKVRILTGEQEIHITGDVMWAFWQYYLVTGDEKFLFDYGVEMFIESARYWVSRARYNSLRDTYEILKVIGPDEFHEEVDNNYYTNYLARWNLLKAKEVLELVEVKDPEKAKDIKERIKFREEERRMWEEVAEKIYLPSQGKFIEQFEGFNKLEEVDVEEIKKSGKPADAILGHSGVVKSKVIKQADVIALFFLFYDDFPTDQKIINFKYYEPLTVHSSSLSPSMHAVVSARLGLTELAYEYFKKTSEMDLSDLMGNTKLGLHAAAIGGTWESIVFGFLGIRVDEKGLRFDPKLPNNWKKLKMNLHYKGNILELNIKKV